Below is a genomic region from Persicimonas caeni.
GTCCCAGCTTCTTCGCGACCGCCTCGGTCAGCTTCCCATCGGCGGATTCTTGTCGGAAGGGGAGATCGGACCGGTCGGCGGCAAGACCTGCCTTCACGGTTATGCGAGTATGGTCGCGGTGTTTCGAGAGGCGGGCAGGGCGAAGTAGTCGCCTGAAGAGAGGAAAGATCGACCAGAAGGACATCAGTCGGAGGCAGACCTGAACGGTCTGCCTCCGGCTTTTTTATTGTCCCAGCGGAAGCGTGCCCTGGAGCAGGGCGTCGAAGATGATGAAGCCGTTGCGGTAGTCGACCGGGCGGTTGAGCAAGAACTCGACCTCGAGCGCGGTCAGCGTCGGAGCCAGATCGGAGATGCCCGAAAGCGAGGGGACCGGAAGCTCGAAGGAGAGCCCCTGCTTGAGCGTCTCCTCGATCTGCGGCCACACTTGGCCGAGCACCAGGCTCTTGATGGCGTTGGCGTTGAGCACCGAGCGATCGCCGGTGGTGCTCTTGACCCAGGTGGTCACCTGCGGCTCGTCGGGTACGGTGATCGAGATGGCGTTGTCGGCAAGCGACATCAGGATGCCTACCTCGAGGTTGACCGCATAGACGTCGGTCTGGTTGGCCAGGTCGGCTTCGATTTCCATTTGGCCGGCGCGCAAGATGAAATCATACGGCTCACCGGCTTTGGGGCGCGAGAGCACCGGCTGCAGCTTGACCGACAGGTTGGCCTGCTCGGTGATGCCGGCATACTGGTCGGGCATCAAGTCGGTCAGGTCGATTTCGAGAAAGCCCGTCTCCCAGAGGGTGTGCAGCAAGCCATTGAGCAGCGCCAGTCGGACCCCGACCTGCGCACGGCTCGACTCGAACAGCGGCAGCTCTTCGGTATAGGACGTGGCAAGCGGGATACCCGGGCTGGTGGTGAGCGCCGGGGGCTGGTTGGCGGTGATGTTGGTGCCAATCGTCGCCGTCATCGAGTTACGGTAGGTCGTGGCAAAATCGGAAACCTCACCGTTGAGGGTGATCGTGAGCGGATCGGTGAACTCGGTGTCGAGGTCGAAGCTCAGGTCCGTCAGTTGCTGCTCGATGGAGTTGAGCGCGTCGGTCAGCAGCGTGGGCAGTTCGTCGACGAACTGCGAGCGCAGCGTGCCGATGACCATCTCTTCGATCTTGCCGCGAAGGGCGCTCTCAGCCAGCGCGAACACCGCGTTGGCTTCGGGGCTGGCAAAGTTGCTCTCGGCGCTCTGGATGGAGATGTCGACCTCGTCGACGTTGGCCACGAACTGTTGGCCGGCGCCCGGCTTGTCGATGCTCAGCGAGGCAAAGCCTGCAATTTCGGCGTCGATGGAGCCGGTCAGGTCGAGCACCTGCTGGTCGAACGAAATGCCCCCTTGGGTGGTCAGCTCGACGTCCGGAATCCAGATGAACATCTCGGCGCCGCCGTCGGTCAGCTCGAGCATCACTTGCGGCTCTCCCAACGCCAGGTCGGTGATCCGCAGTTGGCCCGACTCCGTGTCGAGCACGGGGTCGGGGATCTGGCTCATGAAGTCGATATTCTTGACCAACAAGACCAAGATATCGACCAGGTCGTCGGTCATGTAGGTCGTCTCGTCGGGCTGTTGCGGGGCCTGGCCGTCGTCGAAGAAGCGCTGGCCGAGGTCGAGTACGAGCCCGTCGTCGAAGCCAAAGGCGGTCTCCGAGGCGGTGTTGGCCGTCGCGTAATAATTGGGGGCCCACAGCACGTCGAGCAGGGCCTGGCCGGTGGCGCTGGTGCGCCCGTCGGTGGCCACGACTTCGATATGGTTGATGCCGAACTCGGCGTCGATGGTCGTGGTGAAGTTGCCCTGATCATCGAGGTCGACGCCGCGGCCGTTGACGAAAGCGTGCACGTCGGAGTGGGTGTCGGTGACCTTTCCTTCGACAGTGATCTCGGCAGCGGTGCCGGGGTTGAGCCACTCGCCGGGGGCCGGCGAGATGACCTCGACGGTGGGCGGCGCGTCGTCGACGACGATGCGCTTTTTGCCGCAGACCGGCGCGCCTTCGACGCCGGCTTCCACGGTGCATGCTTCGAAGGTCAACTCACCTTCGGCGTCGAGTTTGTAGGCGCCGGACTCGTCGGTGACCGCGTCGGCGGGTTCGACGGTCCAAGTGACCTCGGCGCCCGGCATCGGCTCGCCGTTTCCATTGAGGACGGTGGCCTGAGGCGTCACCGTCGCGCCGACTTTGTAGACGGCGCGCGCCGGGTCGAGCTTGACGTCGACCGCGGCTGCAAGGCTAAGGTCGAAGCCCGGCTCATTGTTGGTGTCGTTGTTGGCCGCGTTATTGGTCAGCGTCCCACCCGAGCCACCCGTCTCGCTGTCTCCACAGCCGGCCATGCCGACCAGGCAGGAGAGGGCGAGGGCAGTGACGAGGCGAACTTGCTTGCTATGTGGTCGTCTCATGGTCATGGGATGACTCCAAAGGCCCCTTTGAGCACGAAGTGCGTGGTGGTGCCGCCGAGCGCCGGGTTGACGATGCCCAGGTCACTTCCGGCCGGCAGGCCGTAGGTGCCGAGCGACGTCGGAATCTCGAAGCTCGGGACGGGCAGCGCGGGAAGCGCGTTGTTGAGCGAGGTGTCGATAACGTTCTGGAGCACGTCCTGGAGGAACGACTCGAGGACGGCGCGCGAGTCGGCGTCCAGGTTGATGCCGATCGGGCTGAAGTACAGTTCGTTGAGCTGGATATTCTGGAAGCTCAGGTCCGAGCCGTTGAGCTGGACGCCCGAGCGGGCGACTGCACCAATGCGGACGTCGACCGGGTCGTCGAACAGGCCCGGGTAGACGATCGACATGCGCATCGCGCCGAGCATGAGCACGACCTTGTCGCTGCCCTGCAGGGCGGCCACCGGCGGTAGGCCGGTCTGAATGTCGAGCACGGTGCCGTCGGGGAAGGTGCCTCCGATGGCAGAGTCGCTGACGGCGGCGTCGAAGAGTCCTCCGCGCCAAAGCGCGTGCAGCACGTGGTTGAGCACGCCGATATGCACGCCCGCCGAGATGGCGCGCTGCGGGTCGGCGGTCAACAAGTTCTGACCCTGCGGCATCGGTACGCCCAGCGACGGGGTCGCGCGGGTAGTATTGGCCGGCTCGAAGACCGTGCCGAGCCCGAACAGCGCACGGGTCGCGTTGACGCCGAGCGACGAGAAGTTCACGCCGAAGTCCAGGCTCAGGCTGCCGTTGCCGTCGAGGCGCGGGATGTCGAAGCTGTTGCCGAGCCCGCTGATGTCGAGACCCGACATGAGATCGTCGAGCGTGCTGTTGACTTGGGTTTTGAGGAAGCTCTCGACTTCGTCTTCAACGGTGCTGCGCAGGGTGCCTTGTACGAGGCTGCTGAGGATATTGTCGAGCCATCCCCAGCCGGTCAGTCCGACCACGATATTGCCCGAGGTCACGCTGACCGTACTCGGGCGTACCTGCAAGCGCGGCCGGCCGTTGTGCAGGTCGAGCGTCGCGTCCATGCTCGCCGTCAAGCTGCTGACGTCGACCGACACGTCCAAGCTCAAGTTGGTCTCTTCGAGATCGATCTCGACGTTGCGAATGACCGCGCCCAGACGCAAGCCATCTTGAATCAGCGTCAAAGACGAGTCATGTGGGCCGTCGATGCGGCTGCCTCGATACATGATCTTGTAGCGATAGGTGCAAAAACCGAGCACATCGACGCAACCTTCGGTCAGCGGGTTGGCCGCCAGCATCGACTGGTGCAGTTGGTCGCGAAGGCCGTCGCTGTTGAGCACCGTATGCAGTACGTCATTGAGGCTGTCGAGCGGGTCTCCGTAGTTGCCGTCGTCGACGGCGTCTTGGTCGACCCACAGCGACACGGCGTCGCTCATGTGCTGGTCTTCGGCTCCCCACTTGTCGGCGGTGAGGAAAGCGCAGGTGGTGCTGTTTTCTTCTTTGTACTCGCCGGTCGCCGCGTCGGTGGCGCGGATGTCGACGAAGTTGATGCCGAAGCGCACGGTCACGTCGCTCTGGAAGGTGCCGTCGGAGGCGACGGTGACCAGGCTGTTGTTGACCGTGACCTCACCGATGCCCTGAGCGTCGTTGACGCGGCCCTCGAAGGTGACCGTGTCGCCAGGAGCGGCGTCGCGCATGGCGCCGTTGGTCGGCGACACGCATTCGATGCTCGGGCCTTGGCCGTTGACGACGATGTCGACGCTCTGCTCGAGGGTCATGTCGTCTTTGGTTTCACCATCGACGGTGGCGGTGACCGTGTAGGTGCCTTCCTGGTTGTAGCGGAAGCGGCCGTGGCCGAAGGTCTCGCCGGAGGGGTTGCTCACAAACGAGACGAAGGCGTCGTCCACCTGGTTGCCATACTCATCGGTGACGATGGTGGCGATGTCGACGACTTGACCGGTGTCGTAGAAGGGCAAGTCGGGGACCTTCGAGATGGCGAGTGCCGCCGGCAGCGACGGATTGACCTCGAGGGCCTGTCCACGCTCTTCGCTCGCGCCGTCAGCGGTGCAGCTGACGGTGTATACGCCGCTCTTGGTGATGGTGACGGTGTGGTCGTCGACTGCGATGCCGGCGCCGGAGGCGTCGACTTCGACGGTGGTATCAGCACCCTCGACCTCGTTGCCGTAGGCGTCGAAGACGTCGCAAGTGGCCGTCGCCGAGTCGCCCGCCGTCACGATATTGGTGTCGAGGGCGGTCACCACGGTATGCGGCGCTCCCGCTTCGATGGTCAACTCGGCGGGAGTGTCGTCGGCGAGGCTCAGGTCGGGAAACTGGCAAGAGACGGTGGCGTTGCCCGCCATCGTCGGCACCAGCGAAAGAGCGCTCTCCTCGATGAACGACTGCTCCGGAGCGTAGACCAGCGTCGGTTCGACGCCGTCGGGGATCTCCACCTCGCCGCCCTCGGCATCGAGCAGCTGGCAGTCGACCGTAATCGGGGTGCCGGCCGACACCGTCGTCGATGCGAGCACCGTCTCGACACTCGTCGGGACGGCGGGGGCTTCGAAGTCGGCGTCGGGAAGGGCGGTGTCAGTTCCCGCGTCTTCCGTTCCGGCGTCAGCCTCTCCGACGATGCCCTTGCTACGGTTTCCACCGTCGTCATCGCCACAGCCACTTGCCAGGCCGAGCGTCGCGCTCGCCAGCAACAAAACAAATGTAACGGAGCGTGTCCGCCACCGAGCAAAGGTTGCGCTGCCTTGCAGCCGTACCATAGGAGCCCTCTTGCGTATCTCAATTGGTGGTCCGGTGCATCGCTATTCGCGGAAAACACGGGGCGAATCGCTACAGACCACTTCCATATATAGAGTTTCCAGAACCTTTCTAATCGTAACGAAATCGCAATGCAACCGAAAGGCCGGACAAAAGGTAAGCTGGCAAGGGGCAGTCTTGGCGCGCGACCACCTCGGGTGAGGCGCCTTTTGGCAAGGCTGTTGTCTGTTGTTTATCGGTAACTGGTCTGGTATCCAGATCGCTGCTTCTTTACTCAACTGACTACCCCGGAACGAAGGGAGCAATAATGCGTTCGCTGTCCGCTCTGCTGTGCCTGATTGCCATGGCCGCCGCGCTTGTCGGCTGTGAGAGGGAACCGTGCCATGGTCAACCCGAAAAGAACTGGAACGCCGAGGGAACTTGGGGATTTCTGGGCGAGCTTCCTGTGGGCGAGAAGGGCGCAGTGTGCGGTGCCGACGAAGACCAGGTGGACATCGATCACGGCCTGGCCAAGGATAAGTCTGCCGAGGTTCGCAAGCAGTGGAAGGGTTGGCTGGCGGATAACGGATGGACTGCCGAGCCTGCCGGTCCGTGGAACAAGAAGGAGCGCGAGGAGGAGTTCTGGGGGGAGAGGATTGGGATTTACGGCAAGGGCAACAAGACGATTCGCGTGTCGTTGCTGCCGTCTGACGTAGGACTGAGTTCCCGGGTCGAGTGGTTGCACAGGATTCCATTTCTGCCGGTCGACGAGAATCTCTTCAAAGCGGGCGAGGCGCGTCTCGATGCAGTGCGCAAGGCAACCAGCGCATGGCAGCCTGATCAGACGACCGAGTGCAATGCAGAGTCGCTGGAGGAGGTCTCCGGAGAGAAGGGTGAGCCATTGATCATGATCGACCGCCGCCACCTCGAGTTGATGGACAAAAAGGAAGAGGAGGCATTTGGCCAATACACTATGGCTGACCGCCTCGTCCGCGCGCCGGAGCGTGTGTCCATGAAGGAGGACCATGTCGGCTGGTCGCGTTCGATCAACCAGCGCCGTCGGCGGGCGAAGGCGTTCGAAATGTCGCCGATGGTATTCGTCTTCCACGCCACGGCTGAAGACCTGCAGCCACCGAAGATCACGAGTTGGCCTGGACGCAAGACCGCGGACGGCAAGCCGCTTACGACCTTTACGAGCGGCAAACTCTCCGGTCATGCGTTGCTCGCTGACGCCGATGCCGGTCAGGTTCTCTGCCACTTTTCGATTTCGGTCGAAAACGACAAAGAGTTCGAGACGCCCCGCAAGAGCGCCATGGAAGCTCTCTGGGTCGATCTCATGGTTCAGACCCAACGGGCGATCGATGCCAAAGTTGCCCAATTTCCCGTTCTGGATGATTTCAAGCGGCGCGGCTCACTGGTCGCCGAGGCGACGCGGCGCGGGCCGTGAGGGCACCACCGAGCAGTGGGGGTGGAAAGCCTAGTTGCCAAAGGGGCGGCAACTGTAGGTTCCGATCGGAAGCTTCAGTTGCCATTTGGATCGCCGCTCACACGCGAGACTGTGGCTCGCCAAGATGAGTATAGGTTGGAGGGAGCGCTGTTGTGGGCGATGGTGATGCGCTTTCTTGGGCTGAAGACTTTTTCTTTCTTCAAAAAGGTGAGGAGGTGGCAGGTAGCTTGCAGGGACCTTACCTCGCAACCCGAGGCTCCGTTAGCTCACGCCCCTTCATCCCATCTCCCAAGAGCGTGAGCGAGAGAGCCCCGCCCGGTATGGCGCACCCAGTAGTTTCCGGGCACATTCCTGACGTCCCATCAGGAGGCCTCTCCGGCTTAACCCACCGGAGAGGCCATTTTTCTTTTCCCCTTTCACTCATGCCTCGTCGAGAGACGGCAGAATAAAATCAGGGCGCACGTCGGAGTGATCGAGGGTATTTGCCAGGTCGGTCAGTCCCGTGGCGACCAGCACCGAGTCGAGGCCGTAGTCGTTGGCGCCCTTGATGTCGGTCTCGAGTTGGTCGCCGAGTACCGCACAATTGCGCGTGCCCAAACGCTCGATGGCCTCGTCGAACATGGGGGCGAAGGGTTTGCCCAGCCGCTCGAAGCAAATATCGCAGCCGGGGTAACGCGCCCGAATCGCGTTCTCGAAGAGGTTGGCAACGCTTCCGCTTGTGAAGCCAAAACTCGTCGCCGAGCGCTGGTAGATGAGGTCGGGGTTGGGCAAGAGGAGTTCGAAGTCGTCGCCGCGGTCGAGCTTGCGAAACAGCGTCGTCAGCGTCTTGTCTGTGGTGGGCACGAAATCGTAGCCGGACTCGTCTCCGATGATGAGTACGTCGAAGTCGCCGTGGTCGACATCGACCAACTCGCCGCCGGCGCGCTCGGCGTAGCGCTTGGAGTCTGGGGGCCCTAGCACCAGGCAGCGCGCCCCGTGAAGGTTGTGCTCTTCGAAGTAATCGATGACCAAAGAGCCCGAGGTGACGATGCGTTCGGAGCGGATGTCGAGCCCGTCGCGTTGGTATTTGGCTGCGCAGGACTCGGGCAGCCGCGAGGCGTCGTTCGTGATGACGACGTAGGGCAAGGCTCGGTCGGACAAGCTTTGCATAAACGAAACGGCGCCGTCGAAGGCGCCGCTTGTATGGACCAGCACACCGTACGCGTCGATGAGCAGGCCGTCGTAGTTGTCGTAGAGGTCTCGAAGGGCGATCTGGGCAGGTCGCGACATGCTGGGCTCACTTCATCAGGTGGTGCCGGAAAAATCAGCCCGATGATGCTCGCGCACCGCGCAGAATCAAGTGTGCAGGGCACATGAGTCAGCCCAGGCGACGCACCAGATGGTTTTGCGGGCCATGGGTTCCCGGGTCTTTGGCCCGCTCCAGGAGTTCGTAAGCACGTGAAAAGCGTTCAACCGCGTACGTCACTGCCTCCGCACGCGACATGCTCGTCGAGGTGAACTTGTCGAAGAACTCACGCACCACACTGATCACCGGCTCGAAGCCTGAATTCATCGTCTGGTCGACCACCTCCCACAGGGACGGGTCGCGACGCACCAATTTGCCCACAAAGAAGGTGCCGAATTCAGTGTGACGAACGGCCGCCAGATGACGTTGATGCACCGCCTGGCGGCTGGTCGGCATGACGTCGAGGCGCTCGAGTGTCGTGTGCAGAATATGGGACGCCGTCGTGCTCAGCACCCCTTTGCACAGTGCTTCGGACAGCGTCAGCGCCTCGACCAAGCAACTCGGGGCGAGCGAGGTGCGTAGTTGATCAACTGT
It encodes:
- a CDS encoding ferritin family protein; the encoded protein is MRLYEEAKESGGWDPAQLDFSVDRAHWEQLPGADRLPIMALTVLSANGLRAQMHNSATLMMGVERHGSIEDSLCFSSLVFETARQIELYNLLIEDIFHLVGDPQRFTQTKFETFFDKRLPETVDQLRTSLAPSCLVEALTLSEALCKGVLSTTASHILHTTLERLDVMPTSRQAVHQRHLAAVRHTEFGTFFVGKLVRRDPSLWEVVDQTMNSGFEPVISVVREFFDKFTSTSMSRAEAVTYAVERFSRAYELLERAKDPGTHGPQNHLVRRLG
- a CDS encoding HAD-IIA family hydrolase, which encodes MSRPAQIALRDLYDNYDGLLIDAYGVLVHTSGAFDGAVSFMQSLSDRALPYVVITNDASRLPESCAAKYQRDGLDIRSERIVTSGSLVIDYFEEHNLHGARCLVLGPPDSKRYAERAGGELVDVDHGDFDVLIIGDESGYDFVPTTDKTLTTLFRKLDRGDDFELLLPNPDLIYQRSATSFGFTSGSVANLFENAIRARYPGCDICFERLGKPFAPMFDEAIERLGTRNCAVLGDQLETDIKGANDYGLDSVLVATGLTDLANTLDHSDVRPDFILPSLDEA